The following DNA comes from Dehalococcoidia bacterium.
GACGGAGAGATCGCTGAGAACGCCAACCAGGGCCCAGTGATCGAGGTTCCGAAGGCAGACCCGCAGACCGGAGAGGTTGTCGAACCAGAGAAAAAGCCCGACCCGTTTTAAGTAGATACCTTTTGAGAGGGGGTTGGCACTCTGTAAACTAGGGCGTACGTCAGGAGCGAAAGCACCACCAGCCCCAAAAGGAAAAGATCATGAGCAAATTGAGATTGTTAGACCTCTTTTGTGGAGCTGGAGGAGCAGCCAAAGGATACCAAAGGGCAGGTTTCTACGTTGTGGGCGTTGATATAAAGCCACAACCACACTATTGCGGGGATGAGTTCTATCAGGCTGACGCCCTCACCTATCCGCTTGAAGGGTTCGGCGCTTACCATGCAAGCCCACCGTGCCAAGACTACGCAGTCACCCGATCAATCCCAAACAGGGATAGCAGCAGATATCCGAGACTTATTGACCCAATCAGAGAGAGGTTTAAGGCCAGTGGAAAGCCTTATGTTATCGAGAACCCGCCTCCAGCTCCGTTGTGCAATCCCTTGATGTTGTGCGGGTCAATGTTCGGCCTGAGAACCCGGAGGCATCGCCTGTTTGAGTGCTACCCGCCGATCTACTTCGCCCCAATGTCCTGTAACCATTCCGGGCGCGTTAAGAAGCCGGGGAACGGGAAAAGCCTGAACATCTACATCAAAGATAGTGATGACTGCAACGTGACCGTGGCTGGTCACTTGTTCAGCTTGAAGGCTGGATCAAAGGCATTAGGAATCGACTGGATGAGCCGTGACGAGTTGGCAGAGGCAATTCCACCACCCTACACCGAGTTCATAGGAAAACGACTGATGGAGATTCTATCATGATTGAAATCAAGGCGCTTGCAAGTAGCAGCGCGGGGAACTCCATCCACGTGACCGACGGGCGATACCCTATTTTACTGGACGCTGGTATATCCATTGACCGCATACGTAAAGCCCTCGACTTCCAAGTCTCATCTTTGAGTGGAGTTCTGATTACCCATCTTCATTCCGATCATTCCAAGTCGGCCAAGAAGCTCATGGAGGCGGGCGTCGATGTATTCATGAGTCAGCCTACGGCAGAGGCACTTAAACTGTCAGGACACCGGCTACACATCGTTTCCGATGGGCAACTATTCAACGTCGGCACTTGGGCAGTCAAGGCTTTTGCGGTTGAGCACGACGTCGAGGTGGCCCTCGGTTTTTTCATGGCATCCCGTGGAGAGACAGTGCTGTATATCACGGATAGCGGATATGTGCGGCAAAGATTTTCAGGAGTGAATTATTTACTTATAGAAGCGAACTTCGATGAACAGCTTATCCGCGAGAACGTCGCCGGCGGAGAGGTAGACCGATTCGTCAAGCGCCGCACTTATGCGACCCATATGTCGATCAACAGGGTGCTTGATTTCCTCCGCGCCAACGATATGAGCCAATGCAGGGAAATTTGGCTATTACATCTGAGCGATGCCAATAGTTCGGAAGAGGAG
Coding sequences within:
- a CDS encoding DNA cytosine methyltransferase, which codes for MSKLRLLDLFCGAGGAAKGYQRAGFYVVGVDIKPQPHYCGDEFYQADALTYPLEGFGAYHASPPCQDYAVTRSIPNRDSSRYPRLIDPIRERFKASGKPYVIENPPPAPLCNPLMLCGSMFGLRTRRHRLFECYPPIYFAPMSCNHSGRVKKPGNGKSLNIYIKDSDDCNVTVAGHLFSLKAGSKALGIDWMSRDELAEAIPPPYTEFIGKRLMEILS
- a CDS encoding MBL fold metallo-hydrolase, with product MIEIKALASSSAGNSIHVTDGRYPILLDAGISIDRIRKALDFQVSSLSGVLITHLHSDHSKSAKKLMEAGVDVFMSQPTAEALKLSGHRLHIVSDGQLFNVGTWAVKAFAVEHDVEVALGFFMASRGETVLYITDSGYVRQRFSGVNYLLIEANFDEQLIRENVAGGEVDRFVKRRTYATHMSINRVLDFLRANDMSQCREIWLLHLSDANSSEEEFKRKVQEATGIVTRIA